A genome region from Gadus macrocephalus chromosome 15, ASM3116895v1 includes the following:
- the si:dkeyp-121d4.3 gene encoding uncharacterized protein si:dkeyp-121d4.3 isoform X5 has product MNRGTTHGHLDDGPRYGLPPPPGEWGPYGPPPNEWGPRGPAPHMDWGPRGPPEWGAPHGPWGPHHPAWGHPGWGPEGPDPWGAPPPEWGPPPPGGWGPGGAPPDLYYRPPSPDPYRAPPPPPGFAPPPPPVAYHPPYLPPVEPPPQAAFPASFPPPGWTAEQPMLNPAPEQPQWLKALISVPPTEPPPSSTAAAPTPALAPPPVAPVVPVAPAKPAAPSKPTGPPEPERKATPLGLLGKRIFEKPPAGRSTGIISFIGPTFGYIEREDLEKFSFAFKAYFGNSKALTPGVRVHFTALKEKNSQVATDVKVAPGGTENVGMEIYEAVVSQPIQEPQPGEKLYPGQVFTTLGHLRTNLAYERRDSAVTLLKDDQVLFNLLTDLVTDKRRATNIRLQIPLTYQHTKETRLTGAITKITGPKGVITAETHGELTFELKENLSDVDFTAEDVKEEVEFTLHTVRGAQRAIRIRRLKEPLLLTLCTSPPPLPSPLGARPPARPSAAELGPNVQLDNELYEGVVSQTIIPNSGIVPGYPGQIFANIGPIKTNVTFDKRDCSVTLLKDDHVLINLLVDTMTRKRRAANIKPKVPFTFCYTKEKREKGQIRSIAGRTGDIRSEDYEGLPFDVSDTFSDNELSPEDVGKEVEFTVTTVNNASRGIRLRRLVPPGDKILEEQKKREEEERKKKREEEEEKFRDLEKRKEVAAALAAAQVKWTPLGFRMTDPNTFDDISKERFQGTVLKTISKSPQIYQITKDGVKGDPDEKNVNKEEKKKDAVEAAAAGVDGDKKDVVGVKQEAVKVEPEVRVVSVKVEVKEEQEERPVDGQPAGGKEKEKEKEKERPDRGRLVMTIAGEQKMLHFDPIDVMTSATMMVGDKVRFNIATQRESREERATYVEILPDSFQESTEQRRHGIVIEFSEESGLIKCSQNPQLFFRMSEVIIVKQKKLQLNEKVEFSVVPHETADGGHQAIRITRFMENVFLPVRKLSAVGASQAKGKMTIKISKETKSVDDKGKEQAESDKLKAVVKNLRSQDSKDGRGGGGGRKDYAAGRRRHGRSRSRSRSPSRTHYGRFIERHRSSSVRRSGSRERERSHRRSRSRSRERSGERSRDGGSSRTKSSKNSKERDGRDGREGREGRDGRGGSGGGGGSGAVPVDDELARKKWELEKLNEMIAHRKSMVERDHRDSDPRDSRGGDPRGPDHRGDPRGGGDPRGGDPHGPDPRGPDPHGPDPRGGDPRGPDPRGGDPRGPDPRGGDPRGPDPRGGDPRGPDPRGGDPRGPDPRGPDPRGGDPRGGDPRGGDPRGPDPRGPDPRGGDPRGPDPRGGDPRGPDPRGTCIDYDHGRITLPLKEYKPVHREDPEYRYRSPPCDPERGYYGNSYERGYRPPPHADPYRDRLYDDYPYGDMPYRDAPYAADRAYAERSYSDRPHGEQPYGEQPYPERPYSSAPYPDRYDAYADPYAAKPREEPPYDPLYDPSPAKRARSLDPHRGRSASPTPHPAAPQSPLPSSSYTPPSAQPPPAFKPPQFRPPSPVDSPPRSPSPRPPAQWAAAAPGPSYNPLLEIFNKGLEAHKKPPAAAARGPASYHQRTPSEAQRTPSEPPSYRLPDDGLLPHERAVQDGSGFSRIVGLASEHPAPSRYHEPGRRSSSSAERTNEEDQPFDKIQTLLRTIGMTLSTGDGSRPGAPEGIRSREGYSSAERETGRSSANRSEGRPEWAGSAEARRLHSPSPARPPSAEPRGGRESEYEGFLDRQEMEALKRAKEMQSLTKTIGGAYEYNTPSGPPPTQFQPQHPSSSHRGPNSWAPVGTTQSPTFPSMAPTPPPPTAPPSRRYGTPPGHSPGSPPQYVQGFPTFGPPSSSSSLPFLGQEDPGPSSTSPVPPPPSGPQAPGSSQAGPSTPALTPSAEGQEPNSALTVARCLKVIETVKSLKPSKSVQFSLPTDLPVCSVQIAGGTEEDIKAKQKEKLDQYNQRIQDKRELHYQEIRNLKKQGVWKRRPSVSQGKPIGEPKSVWICGHSLVFWAEARAKSPEVGMQLGMDPSNVVIHWKGTQGMTWPQLLPLLHQLKVKWPNPDVLIMHLGGNDLSTESPTDLLASVKKDLSSMRSIFPQCLLVWSNILPRRVWRHSADNHEVDLVRTTVNRRIHNIILDLGGTSLTHDNIRCGSNTGQYRPDGVHLSSKGIDTFNLNLQDFLERWEMESIKDLEKP; this is encoded by the exons ATGAACCGCGGTACCACCCACGGCCACCTGGACGACGGGCCGCGGTATGGACTACCTCCCCCGCCCGGAGAGTGGGGCCCCTATGGCCCGCCACCCAACGAATGGGGTCCAAGGGGCCCGGCGCCGCACATGGACTGGGGACCACGAGGACCCCCGGAATGGGGTGCTCCTCACGGCCCTTGGGGACCTCATCACCCCGCATGGGGACACCCTGGTTGGGGTCCGGAGGGTCCGGACCCGTGGGGAGCACCGCCCCCTGAATGGGGGCCTCCTCCGCCGGGCGGCTGGGGCCCTGGCGGCGCTCCTCCAGACCTGTACTACCGCCCGCCCAGCCCGGACCCATACCGagcccctcctccgccgccgggCTTcgctcctccgccgccgccagtCGCTTACCATCCTCCGTACCTGCCGCCCGTGGAGCCCCCCCCACAAGCCGCGTTCCCCGCATCATTCCCTCCACCCGGATGGACGGCGGAG caGCCGATGCTGAACCCTGCTCCAGAACAGCCTCAGTGG TTGAAGGCTTTGATTTCAGTCCCACCCACCGAGCCTCCACCCTCTTCCACGGccgccgcccccacccccgccctggctccgccccccgtTGCTCCCGTGGTGCCGGTAGCCCCTGCAAAGCCTGCGGCCCCTTCAAAGCCCACGGGGCCTCCCGAACCAGAGCGCAAGGCCACACCGcttggccttctgggaaaaaggATATTTGAAAA gcCCCCAGCTGGACGCTCCACTGGCATCATCTCCTTCATCGGG CCCACGTTCGGATACATCGAGAGGGAAGACCTGGAGAAGTTCTCCTTCGCGTTCAAAGCCTACTTTGGGAACTCCAAGGCCCTGACGCCAGGGGTCAGAGTTCACTTCACCGCGCTCAAGGAGAAG AACAGTCAGGTGGCCACGGACGTAAAGGTGGCCCCGGGGGGGACGGAGAACGTTGGCATGGAGATCTACGAGGCCGTGGTCAGCCAGCCAATCCAGGAGCCCCAG CCCGGGGAGAAGCTGTACCCAGGCCAGGTGTTCACCACGCTGGGCCACCTGCGCACCAACCTGGCGTACGAGCGGCGGGACTCTGCGGTGACGCTGCTGAAGGACGACCAGGTGCTGTTCAACCTGCTCACCGACCTGGTGACGGACAAGAGGAGGGCCACCAACATCCGGCTGCAGATCCCCCTCACCTACCAGCACACCAAGGAGACCCGCCTCACG GGCGCCATCACGAAAATCACGGGCCCCAAGGGGGTGATCACGGCGGAGACGCACGGCGAGCTGACCTTCGAACTGAAAGAGAACCTGAGTGACGTGGACTTCACCGCGGAGGACGTcaaagaggaggtggagttCACCCTCCACACG GTGCGAGGAGCCCAGAGGGCGATCAGGATCCGCCGCCTGAAGGAGCCCCTGCTCCTCACCCTCTgcacctcaccccctcccctgccctcgCCCCTGGgcgcccgcccccccgcccgcccgagTGCCGCCGAGCTGGGGCCCAATGTTCAGCTGGACAACGAGCTGTACGAGGGCGTGGTCAGCCAGACCATCATCCCAAACTCC GGCATTGTACCAGGCTACCCGGGTCAGATCTTCGCCAACATCGGGCCGATCAAGACCAACGTGACGTTTGACAAGCGGGACTGCTCGGTGACGCTGCTGAAGGACGACCACGTGCTGATCAACCTGCTGGTCGACACCATGACCCGCAAGCGCCGCGCCGCCAACATCAAGCCCAAGGTCCCCTTCACCTTCTGCTACAccaaggagaagagggagaag GGTCAGATCCGCAGCATTGCGGGCCGCACTGGAGACATCCGCTCGGAGGACTACGAGGGGCTGCCCTTCGACGTCTCGGACACCTTCAGCGACAACGAGCTCAGCCCGGAGGATGTGGGCAAGGAGGTGGAGTTCACTGTGACGACG GTGAACAACGCCTCCAGGGGAATCCGCCTGAGGAGGCTGGTGCCACCGGGAGACAAGATCCTGGAGGAGCAGAAGAaacgagaagaggaggagaggaagaagaagagggaggaggaagaggagaaattCAGAGACttggagaagaggaaggaggtggCTGCGGCGCTGGCAGCGGCCCAGGTCAAG TGGACCCCGCTGGGCTTCAGAATGACCGACCCCAACACCTTCGACGACATCAGCAAGGAGCGCTTCCAGGGTACCGTGCTGAAGACCATCTCCAAGAGCCCTCAGATCTACCAGATCACCAAGGACGGCGTGAAGGGCGACCCCGACGAGAAG AACGTTAataaagaagagaagaagaaggacgctgtagaggcggcggcggcgggcgtggATGGAGACAAGAAGGACGTGGTCGGAGTGAAACAGGAAGCAGTCAAGGTTGAACCGGAAGTGAGAGTTGTCTCGGttaaggtggaggtgaaggaggagcaggaggagcgtCCCGTGGACGGTCAGCCGGCCGgcgggaaggagaaggagaaggagaaggagaaggagcggcCCGACCGAGGCCGCCTGGTGATGACCATCGCCGGGGAGCAGAAGATGTTGCACTTTGACCCCATTGACGTCATGACCAGTGCCACCATGATGGTCGGAGACAAG GTGCGCTTCAACATCGCCACGCAGCgggagagcagggaggagcGGGCCACCTACGTGGAGATCCTCCCGGACTCCTTCCAGGAGTCCACGGAGCAGCGCCGACAC GGCATCGTGATCGAGTTCTCCGAGGAGTCCGGGCTCATCAAGTGCTCCCAGAATCCCCAGCTGTTCTTCCGCATGTCTGAGGTCATCATCGTCAAGCAGAAGAAGCTCCAGCTGAACGAGAAGGTGGAGTTCAGCGTGGTGCCG CATGAGACGGCGGACGGCGGGCACCAGGCCATCCGGATCACCCGCTTCATGGAGAACGTCTTCCTTCCTGTCCGGAAGCTGAGTGCTGTCGGTGCCAGCCAGGCCAAGGGGAAG ATGACCATCAAGATCTCCAAAGAAACAAAGAGTGTTGACGACAAAGG TAAAGAGCAGGCGGAGTCGGACAAGCTGAAGGCGGTGGTGAAGAACCTGCGTTCCCAGGACTCCAAGGACggccgggggggcggcggcgggcgcaAGGACTACGCCGCTGGCCGCCGGCGCCACGGGCGCTCGCGCAGCCGGAGCCGCAGCCCCTCCAGGACGCACTACGGCCGCTTCATCGAGAGGCACCGCAGCTCCAGCGTCAGACGCAGCGGCAGCCGGGAGCGGGAGCGCTCGCACCGCCGCTCCCGCTCCCGGAGCCGGGAGAGGAgcggggagaggagcagggacggCGGGAGCAGCAGGACGAAGAGTAGTAAAAACAGcaaggagagagatgggagggatgggagggaagggagggaagggagggatgggagggggggtagtggtggtggcggcggcagtGGAGCTGTGCCAGTCGATGACGAACTCGCCAGGAAGAAATGGGAACTGGAGAAGCTGAACGAGATGATCGCTCACAGGAAGTCCATGGTGGAGCGGGACCACCGGGACAGCGATCCTCGAGACTCTCGGGGAGGAGACCCCCGGGGCCCAGACCATCGAGGAGACCCCCGAGGAGGAGGTGACCCCCGAGGTGGTGACCCCCACGGCCCTGACCCCCGCGGCCCTGACCCCCACGGCCCTGACCCCCGAGGAG GTGACCCCCGTGGCCCTGACCCCCGAGGAGGTGACCCCCGTGGCCCTGACCCCCGAGGAGGTGACCCCCGTGGCCCTGACCCCCGAGGAGGTGACCCCCGTGGCCCTGACCCCCGAGGAGGTGACCCCCGTGGCCCTGACCCCCGTGGCCCTGACCCCCGAGGAGGTGACCCCCGTGGAGGTGACCCCCGTGGAGGTGACCCCCGTGGCCCTGACCCCCGTGGCCCTGACCCCCGAGGAGGTGACCCCCGTGGCCCTGACCCCCGAGGAGGTGACCCCCGCGGCCCTGACCCCCGCGGGACCTGCATCGACTACGACCACGGCCGCATAACCCTGCCCCTGAAGGAGTACAAACCGGTCCATCGGGAAGACCCGGAATACCGGTACCGCTCGCCACCGTGCGACCCGGAAAGAGGTTACTATGGCAACTCTTACGAGAGAGGCTACCGGCCCCCGCCCCACGCCGACCCCTACAGAGACCGTCTCTATGACGACTATCCCTACGGAGACATGCCCTACAGGGACGCTCCTTACGCGGCGGACCGCGCCTATGCCGAACGTTCCTACAGCGACCGTCCCCACGGAGAGCAGCCATACGGGGAGCAGCCGTACCCGGAGCGCCCCTACAGCAGCGCTCCGTACCCGGACCGCTACGACGCGTACGCCGACCCGTACGCCGCCAAACCCCGCGAAGAACCACCGTACGACCCTCTCTATGACCCGTCCCCGGCCAAGCGTGCCCGGTCCCTAGACCCCCACCGGGGGCGTTCGGCCTCCCCGACGCCTCACCCGGCCGCCCCTCAgagtcccctcccctccagctcCTACACCCCTCCCTCCGCCCAGCCCCCGCCCGCCTTCAAACCCCCGCAGTTCAGACCCCCGTCCCCGGTGGACTCCCCCCCGCggagcccctccccccggccACCCGCCCAGTGGGCCGCGGCGGCCCCCGGCCCGTCCTACAACCCCCTCCTGGAGATCTTCAACAAAGGCCTGGAGGCCCACAAGAagcccccggcggcggcggccagagGCCCCGCCTCCTACCATCAGCGGACCCCCAGCGAGGCGCAGAGGACCCCAAGCGAGCCGCCGAGCTACAGGCTGCCCGACGACGGGCTGCTGCCCCACGAGCGCGCCGTGCAGGACGGCAGCGGCTTCTCCAGGATCGTGGGCCTGGCCTCGGAGCATCCGGCCCCCAGCCGTTACCACGAGCCCGGCCGCCGGAGCTCCTCCTCCGCGGAGAGGACCAACGAGGAGGACCAGCCCTTCGACAAGATCCAGACCCTGCTCAGGACCATCGGCATGACGCTGTCCACCGGCGACGGCTCCAGGCCCGGCGCCCCGGAGGGCATCCGCTCCAGGGAGGGCTACTCGTCCgccgagagagagaccggccGGTCCTCAGCCAATAGGAGCGAGGGGCGACCCGAGTGGGCCGGGTCTGCGGAGGCGAGGCGACTCCACTCCCCGTCCCCGGCCCGGCCGCCCAGCGCCGAGCCGCGGGGCGGCCGGGAGTCTGAGTACGAGGGCTTCCTGGACCGGCAGGAGATGGAGGCTCTGAAGAGGGCCAAAGAGATGCAGAGTCTCACCAAGACCATCGGGGGCGCGTATGAATACAACACGCCCTCcggtcccccccccactcagtTCCAACCGCAGCACCCCAGCTCCTCCCACCGGGGCCCCAACAGCTGGGCTCCGGTCGGAACCACGCAGAGCCCCACCTTCCCCAGCATGGCCCCCACACCGCCTCCTCCCACTGCGCCACCGTCTCGTCGGTACGGGACTCCCCCCGGACACTCTCCCGGATCGCCCCCGCAGTACGTCCAGGGGTTCCCTACCTTcgggcccccctcctcctcctcctctctccccttcctggGTCAGGAGGACCCAGGGCCGAGCTCCACCAGCCccgtcccgcccccccccagcggcCCTCAGGCCCCGGGGTCCTCCCAGGCCGGCCCGTCAACTCCAGCCCTGACCCCCAGTGCTGAGGGTCAGGAGCCGAACTCTGCCCTCACGGTGGCCCGGTGCCTCAAGGTGATTGAGACGGTGAAGTCTCTGAAGCCCTCCAAGTCGGTGCAGTTCAGCCTGCCCACAGACCTGCCCGTCTGCAGCGTGCAGATCGCTGGAGGGACGGAGGAGGACATCAAGGCCAAGCAGAAGGAGAAG TTGGACCAGTACAACCAGCGGATTCAGGACAAGCGGGAATTGCATTATCAAGAGATTAGGAACCTCAAGAAACAAGGAGTTTGGAAGAGACGTCCCTCCGTCTCACAAG GTAAGCCAATCGGGGAGCCCAAGAGCGTGTGGATCTGCGGCCACTCCCTGGTGTTCTGGGCCGAGGCGCGGGCCAAGTCCCCAGAGGTGGGCATGCAGCTGGGCATGGACCCCAGCAACGTGGTGATCCACTGGAAGGGCACCCAGGGCATGACCTGGCCccagctgctgccgctgctccaCCAGCTCAAGGTGAAGTGGCCCAACCCGGACGTGCTCATCATGCACCTGGGCGGGAACGACCTGAGCACGGAGAGCCCCACCGACCTGCTGGCCTCGGTCAAGAAGGACCTGAGCTCCATGCGAAGCATCTTCCCCCAGTGCCTGCTGGTCTGGTCCAACATCCTGCCCCGCCGGGTGTGGCGCCACTCGGCAGACAACCATGAGGTTGACCTGGTGAGGACCACGGTCAACCGCCGCATCCACAACATCATCCTGGACCTGGGCGGCACCAGCCTGACCCACGACAACATCCGCTGTGGCTCCAACACGGGCCAGTACCGGCCGGACGGGGTGCACCTGTCCTCCAAGGGCATCGACACCTTCAACCTCAACCTGCAGGACTTCCTGGAGAGGTGGGAGATGGAGTCCATCAAAGACCTGGAGAAACCCTGA